In a single window of the Nicotiana tomentosiformis chromosome 8, ASM39032v3, whole genome shotgun sequence genome:
- the LOC138897233 gene encoding uncharacterized mitochondrial protein AtMg00810-like, protein MARCMLKAKSMAKEFWAEVVFCAVYSNNRSPTRNVRDQAPQEAWGRRKPSVKHLRIFGSIAYAHVPQQGRAKLDDRSFKHVFAGYDTSSKGYKLYNPSNDKVVVSRDVEFDEELAWNWEAREEISYDFLTYFGNEEEPETVEHVQDTTAPPLSNQYILLVYLYVDDLIFTGINNPSLFEAFKKDMLPEFKMTDVWLMSYYLGLEVKHMEDGIFISKESYTKEILKKFNIPDCNSVNTLMESGTKLSKFDKGEKVDPTFFKCLVGSLRYLTCTKPNILFAFGVVSRFMEAPSSTHLKVARSILCYLKGTIDFGLFYSSSNNFNLMGYCDSDYAGDIDDRKGTTGCVFSWVILLFLGAQRNSPLLLSRPVKSNM, encoded by the exons atggctagatgtatgttaAAAGCTAAAAGTATGGCTAAGGAATTTTGGGCCGAAGTTGTTTTTTGTGCAGTTTATTCGAACAACAGGTCTCCAACAAGAAATGTTAGAGATCAAGCCCCTCAAGAAGCATGGGGTAGAAGAAAAccaagtgtcaagcacttgagaatctttgggagcatagcctatgctcatgtgccacaaCAAGGGAGAGCGAAGCTTGACGATCGCAGTTTCAAGCATGTGTTTGCtggctatgatacgagttcaaagGGTTACAAGTTATACAACCCAAGTAACGACAAGGTGGTGGTGAGTcgtgatgttgaatttgatgaagaattggcatggaattgggaagctCGGGAAGAAATTTCATATGATTTTCTTACATACTTTGGTaatgaagaagaaccagagaccGTGGAACATGTGCAGGATACAACTGCACCTCCTTTGTCTAACCAAT ATATCTTACTTGTTtatctttatgttgatgatcttattttcacgggtattaataacccaagtttgtttgaagcttttaagaaagatatgcTCCCTGAGTTTAAGATGACAGACGTATGGCTCATGTCATACTACctgggcctagaagtgaagcaCATGGAGGATGGAATTTTCATCTCTAAAGAAAGCTACACAAAAGAGatattgaagaagttcaacataCCCGATTGCAACTCCGTGAACACACTGATGGAGAGTGGGACAAAGTTATCCAAGTTTGATAAAGGAGAAAAAGTGGATCCCACATTTTTTAAATGTCTTGtgggaagtttgaggtacttgacttgtacaAAGCCAAATATACTCTTTGCATTTGGAGTAGTAAGTCGCTTCATGGAAGCTCCTAGCTCCACTCACTTAAAGGTCGCTAGAAGTATTCTTTgttacctaaaaggtacgatcgactttgggttattttattcttcttctaataatttcaaccttatgggatattgtgatagtgattatgcgggagatattgatgatagaaaaggCACAACTGGTTGTGTtttttcttgggtgattctgttatttcttggagCTCAAAGAAACAGTCCATTATTACTCTCTCGACCTGTGAAGTCGAATATGTAG